In one Stenotrophomonas maltophilia genomic region, the following are encoded:
- the moaCB gene encoding bifunctional molybdenum cofactor biosynthesis protein MoaC/MoaB, protein MSGELNAAFHMADVRNKRISRRRAVAVGELHAGPLAYPLIVERRLPKGDALVMAEIAGLQGAKMASMLMPLCHPLPLELVQVFCAPVPERHAIRVWCECASEARTGVEMEALAGVNAALLTLYDLSKPVEPALRIEGIRLLFKEGGKRGLWLHPDGMDDAERARFRPRAPKGLQGAACAVITLSDRASEGTYEDVSGPTLVAGLNRLGGEVVAADVLPDGIESLADRLQALAADGVRLCLCTGGTGLGPRDLTPEALRSLNARPVHGLAQMVRALSAQHTPMAWLSRAEVVQLGSMLVFALPGSPKAAAQCLDILAPVLGHALAMVDGGDHA, encoded by the coding sequence ATGAGTGGGGAACTGAACGCGGCATTCCATATGGCCGATGTCCGCAACAAGCGCATCAGTCGCCGGCGGGCGGTGGCGGTGGGCGAACTGCATGCCGGTCCGCTGGCGTACCCGTTGATCGTCGAGCGCCGCCTGCCGAAGGGCGATGCGCTGGTCATGGCCGAGATCGCCGGCCTGCAGGGGGCGAAGATGGCGTCGATGCTGATGCCACTGTGCCATCCGCTGCCGCTGGAGCTGGTGCAGGTGTTCTGCGCGCCGGTGCCGGAACGGCACGCCATCCGGGTCTGGTGCGAGTGTGCCAGCGAGGCGCGTACCGGTGTGGAAATGGAAGCGCTGGCCGGCGTCAACGCGGCGCTGCTGACCCTGTACGACCTGAGCAAGCCGGTGGAACCGGCGCTGCGCATCGAAGGTATCCGCCTGCTGTTCAAGGAGGGCGGCAAGCGCGGCCTGTGGCTGCATCCTGATGGCATGGATGATGCCGAGCGCGCGCGCTTCAGACCGCGTGCGCCGAAGGGCCTGCAAGGTGCGGCCTGCGCGGTGATCACCCTGAGCGACCGTGCCAGTGAAGGCACTTATGAGGACGTTTCTGGCCCGACCCTGGTAGCCGGCCTGAACAGGCTGGGCGGCGAGGTGGTGGCTGCCGACGTGCTGCCCGATGGCATCGAGTCGTTGGCGGATCGCCTGCAGGCATTGGCCGCCGACGGCGTGCGCCTGTGCCTGTGCACTGGCGGTACCGGTCTGGGCCCGCGCGACCTCACCCCGGAGGCGCTGCGTTCGTTGAACGCGCGGCCGGTGCATGGGCTGGCGCAGATGGTCCGGGCGCTGAGCGCGCAGCACACGCCGATGGCCTGGCTGAGCCGCGCCGAGGTGGTGCAACTGGGCAGCATGCTGGTGTTCGCGCTGCCCGGCAGCCCGAAGGCGGCAGCGCAGTGCCTGGACATCCTGGCGCCGGTGCTGGGCCACGCCCTGGCGATGGTCGACGGTGGTGACCACGCGTGA
- the moaA gene encoding GTP 3',8-cyclase MoaA yields the protein MSQLTDGFGRSFPYLRLSLTEACNFRCGYCLPEGYQADGRPRFLQVEEISRLVRAFAALGMSKIRLTGGEPSLRKDLDDIIAAVAAVPGIGKVAITTNGTQLPRRLPGWHRAGLTALNVSVDSLRRERFAAITGHDRLPEIEQGLALAQALGLPSIKLNAVLLRGLNDDELPQWMAYLRDRPFSVRFIELMRTGDNEAYFQQHHLRADGVIDQLLAAGWRERARAADAGPAREFGHPDHRGSIGIIAPYSRDFCKGCNRLRVTARGDLRLCLFGDFGVPLRALLQHDDDHDALLARITTQLGLKAAGHGLHQGRTGLTPHLASIGG from the coding sequence ATGAGCCAACTCACCGACGGTTTCGGACGCAGCTTTCCGTACCTGCGCCTGTCGTTGACCGAAGCCTGCAACTTCCGTTGTGGCTATTGCCTGCCGGAGGGGTACCAGGCCGATGGCCGCCCGCGCTTCCTGCAGGTCGAGGAGATCAGCCGCCTGGTCCGCGCCTTCGCGGCGCTGGGCATGAGCAAGATCCGGCTGACCGGTGGCGAGCCCAGCCTGCGCAAGGATCTTGATGACATCATTGCGGCGGTGGCGGCGGTGCCGGGTATCGGCAAAGTGGCCATCACCACCAACGGCACGCAGTTGCCGCGTCGCCTGCCGGGTTGGCACCGCGCCGGCCTGACGGCGCTGAACGTCAGCGTGGACAGTCTGCGGCGCGAACGCTTTGCTGCGATCACCGGGCATGACCGCCTGCCGGAGATCGAGCAGGGCCTGGCCCTGGCGCAGGCGCTGGGCCTGCCGTCGATCAAGCTCAACGCGGTGCTGCTGCGCGGCCTCAACGACGATGAGCTGCCGCAGTGGATGGCGTACCTGCGCGACCGTCCCTTCAGCGTGCGCTTCATCGAACTGATGCGCACCGGCGACAACGAAGCCTATTTCCAGCAGCATCACCTGCGTGCCGACGGGGTGATCGATCAGTTGCTGGCTGCCGGCTGGCGCGAGCGTGCACGGGCGGCCGATGCCGGCCCGGCGCGCGAGTTCGGCCACCCGGACCATCGCGGCAGCATCGGCATCATCGCGCCGTACTCGCGCGATTTCTGCAAGGGCTGCAACCGCTTGCGGGTAACAGCCAGGGGAGACCTGCGGCTGTGCCTGTTCGGCGACTTCGGCGTGCCGCTGCGCGCGCTGCTGCAGCACGATGACGACCATGACGCGCTGCTGGCGCGCATCACCACCCAGCTTGGCCTGAAAGCGGCCGGGCATGGCCTGCACCAGGGCCGGACCGGGCTGACCCCGCACCTGGCTTCCATCGGAGGATGA
- a CDS encoding L,D-transpeptidase, with product MALAFLVVGVVNAEDAVAPPSAAVDELPPGQDVSETVIELAGWVVASKDSQGYPFAVMDKAAAQILVFGGDGRLRGAAPALFGSATGDHTAPGVAGLALRAIPGRDRTTPAGRFVGGYGPSIDAGRVLWVDYESAVSIHPTATGVPAERRVERLASPSPDDNRVTHGCINVSPEFYERIIRSTFERGGVFYILPDVDPIEQTFPEFAQSRAAAQHNGGKRTRSARR from the coding sequence GTGGCGTTGGCGTTCCTGGTGGTTGGTGTCGTCAATGCGGAAGATGCCGTCGCGCCGCCGTCGGCCGCCGTTGATGAACTGCCACCCGGCCAGGATGTCTCCGAAACCGTGATCGAACTGGCGGGCTGGGTCGTGGCGTCCAAGGACAGCCAGGGCTATCCGTTCGCAGTCATGGACAAGGCTGCCGCGCAGATCCTGGTGTTCGGTGGCGACGGCCGGCTGCGCGGCGCGGCCCCTGCATTGTTCGGTTCAGCGACCGGCGACCACACCGCGCCCGGCGTTGCGGGTCTCGCCCTGCGTGCCATTCCGGGACGGGACCGCACCACGCCTGCAGGTCGCTTCGTGGGCGGCTACGGCCCTTCGATCGATGCAGGGCGGGTGCTGTGGGTGGACTACGAGTCCGCAGTCTCCATCCATCCGACCGCAACCGGCGTTCCAGCAGAGAGGCGTGTCGAGCGCCTGGCATCGCCGTCGCCGGACGACAACCGCGTCACCCACGGCTGCATCAACGTCTCGCCGGAGTTCTACGAACGCATCATCCGTTCCACCTTCGAGCGGGGCGGGGTGTTCTACATCCTGCCGGACGTGGACCCGATCGAGCAGACCTTCCCCGAGTTCGCACAGAGCCGCGCGGCTGCGCAGCACAACGGCGGCAAGCGCACACGATCTGCCCGCAGGTAG